One genomic region from Sphingobacterium multivorum encodes:
- a CDS encoding glycoside hydrolase family 2 protein — MIKTKTSIFVLALSLFGWLNALAQQPQLSTPWTAIAKQTEIPLSEYPRPQMERNEWLCLNGKWDYIGGKDAPNALNPAVPISFDHSRESILVPYCPESYLSGIQRKQEINLWYRKNFELPNHWKGKDIILHFGAVDHDATIFVNGRKAGTHSGGYDSFWINITEFLKAGPNNIVVAVHDKNDGKYPSGKNGPRGDYTFSSGIWQTVWMEPVSKNHIQGIKLLPQVAEKQLKIQVTSTAKAKVTAIVSSAGKEISKTVIQSGMEFNIPVENPKLWSPDSPFLYDLKLSIHGKNGEIIDEVKSYFGMRDIKLGKVNGIVRPLLNDKFVMQLGLLDQGYWPDGILTAPTEEALKYDIEFTKNAGYNLIRKHMKTEPQRFYYWADKMGLLVWQDMPCLWYPEEDTTIYRKAFRDEYKAIVDDHYNSPCIIAWVPFNENWGAFDVRNITDWTKQYDPSRLER; from the coding sequence GCTCTTCGGTTGGCTTAATGCTTTGGCACAACAGCCACAGCTTTCAACCCCATGGACAGCAATAGCCAAGCAAACAGAAATCCCACTTTCCGAATATCCACGTCCCCAAATGGAAAGGAATGAATGGCTATGTCTCAACGGTAAATGGGATTATATAGGTGGAAAGGATGCTCCGAACGCACTAAATCCTGCTGTCCCCATTTCCTTTGACCACAGCCGAGAAAGCATTCTTGTCCCCTATTGTCCAGAGTCCTATTTATCCGGAATACAACGCAAACAGGAAATTAATCTGTGGTATCGTAAAAATTTCGAGCTACCTAATCATTGGAAAGGGAAAGATATTATACTCCATTTTGGTGCAGTGGATCACGATGCAACTATATTTGTAAATGGTAGAAAAGCTGGTACTCATTCAGGTGGCTACGACTCCTTCTGGATCAACATCACTGAGTTTTTAAAGGCCGGTCCAAATAACATTGTCGTCGCAGTGCATGACAAGAACGACGGTAAGTATCCTTCGGGCAAAAATGGACCTCGAGGCGACTATACATTTTCTTCTGGCATATGGCAAACTGTGTGGATGGAACCAGTAAGCAAAAACCATATACAGGGAATCAAATTGTTGCCTCAAGTAGCAGAAAAACAACTAAAAATACAGGTCACTAGCACAGCGAAGGCAAAAGTTACGGCCATCGTTTCTTCAGCGGGAAAAGAAATTTCAAAAACGGTAATTCAGTCGGGCATGGAATTTAATATCCCGGTAGAAAATCCAAAACTTTGGTCTCCTGACTCCCCCTTTTTATACGATTTAAAATTAAGTATACATGGGAAGAATGGAGAAATCATTGACGAGGTTAAGAGCTATTTTGGTATGCGTGATATTAAACTTGGTAAGGTAAACGGAATTGTAAGGCCGCTCTTGAATGACAAATTTGTGATGCAGCTCGGTCTCCTGGATCAGGGGTACTGGCCCGATGGTATTCTAACAGCACCTACGGAAGAAGCTCTCAAATATGATATCGAGTTTACCAAAAATGCTGGTTATAACCTTATTCGTAAGCATATGAAAACCGAACCCCAACGGTTCTATTATTGGGCAGATAAAATGGGACTGCTCGTGTGGCAAGATATGCCCTGCCTTTGGTATCCCGAAGAAGATACTACGATTTATCGAAAAGCATTTCGTGATGAATACAAGGCCATCGTTGACGACCACTACAACTCGCCATGCATTATCGCCTGGGTTCCTTTTAACGAAAATTGGGGCGCTTTCGATGTACGCAATATTACCGACTGGACCAAACAATATGACCCTTCACGTTTAGAACGGTAA
- a CDS encoding DUF6496 domain-containing protein: protein MAKYSEKASEKVEKTMHEMKEGKLKSGSGKKVTSRKQAIAIGLSEAKKEGAKVPKKKS, encoded by the coding sequence ATGGCAAAATATTCAGAAAAAGCATCTGAGAAAGTTGAAAAGACGATGCACGAAATGAAAGAAGGAAAATTAAAATCTGGTAGCGGGAAAAAGGTAACATCACGAAAACAGGCGATTGCTATCGGCCTCTCCGAAGCAAAAAAAGAAGGTGCCAAAGTACCCAAAAAAAAATCCTAG
- a CDS encoding DUF417 family protein — protein MEKIIKLLAKSQYIFTNFARISIFIVMAWIGGLKAFQYEADGIVPFVINSPAMRFFYHNTEKRVLDKNGELIPEYQLFKNPEGRVVKKNIAWHQENGTYIFSYILGFVIVSIGLMIFLGIWYPKIGIFGALCTVLMSLVTLSFLITTPEAFVPKLDGDFPSPNYGFPYLSAAGRLVLKDVIMLAAALIIAAESASRLIKKTNIK, from the coding sequence ATGGAGAAAATAATAAAGCTATTGGCAAAGTCACAATATATCTTTACAAACTTTGCTAGAATTTCAATTTTTATTGTGATGGCATGGATTGGAGGATTAAAAGCATTTCAATATGAAGCTGATGGTATAGTTCCTTTTGTTATTAATAGTCCGGCAATGCGTTTTTTTTATCATAATACGGAAAAACGGGTGTTGGATAAAAACGGAGAGCTAATACCGGAATACCAGTTGTTTAAAAATCCGGAGGGTCGTGTCGTAAAGAAAAATATTGCATGGCACCAAGAAAATGGAACTTATATTTTTTCTTATATACTTGGCTTTGTAATTGTTTCAATTGGTCTGATGATATTTTTAGGTATCTGGTATCCTAAAATCGGAATTTTTGGGGCATTGTGTACCGTGCTTATGTCATTGGTTACACTTTCTTTTCTGATAACAACTCCAGAGGCGTTTGTGCCAAAGCTAGATGGAGATTTCCCGTCACCTAATTATGGTTTTCCTTATTTATCCGCGGCCGGTAGATTAGTCCTGAAAGATGTAATTATGCTTGCAGCAGCATTGATCATTGCAGCAGAAAGTGCCAGCCGTCTGATAAAAAAAACGAATATAAAATAG